The following coding sequences lie in one Mycobacterium gordonae genomic window:
- a CDS encoding SGNH/GDSL hydrolase family protein has translation MSESFRWRRKASSCAAAALVALIAVCAASAPKGVETVRPGVKYVALGDSAAAAPLVPDAANPPGCFKSTNDYPAVLARKIGATSFVDVSCSGATTADITDREQSTSGGKVPRQIDAVTADTELITITIGGNDVDLAGSAARCRRNSLAQPPCFADFVPGGTDRFSAAIGTQISVWEAMIDAVRSKAPGARIVLVGYATYIRRGGCFGQQPINPLDADYFQAKVDEIDDQQRILATRLKVDFFDTRPVSAGHDMCAAAGDRYIEGFELSHLAAPLHPNALGAGAVGSALAGELTLPDGPMASERPN, from the coding sequence ATGAGCGAATCGTTCCGATGGCGACGGAAGGCATCGTCCTGCGCAGCCGCCGCACTGGTCGCGTTGATCGCGGTCTGCGCAGCATCAGCACCCAAGGGCGTCGAAACCGTCCGCCCGGGCGTGAAGTATGTCGCCCTCGGCGACTCGGCCGCCGCGGCGCCACTCGTACCCGACGCGGCCAACCCCCCGGGGTGCTTCAAATCGACGAACGATTATCCGGCGGTGCTGGCCCGCAAAATCGGCGCCACTAGTTTCGTCGACGTCAGCTGTAGCGGTGCCACCACTGCGGATATCACTGATCGAGAACAGTCAACCAGCGGCGGCAAGGTGCCCAGGCAGATCGACGCGGTCACTGCCGACACCGAGTTGATCACCATCACGATCGGCGGCAACGACGTGGATCTGGCCGGCAGCGCGGCACGATGCCGCCGGAATTCGCTGGCGCAACCGCCCTGCTTCGCTGATTTCGTCCCGGGCGGCACCGATCGGTTCAGCGCGGCTATCGGCACTCAGATCTCCGTGTGGGAAGCCATGATTGACGCGGTGCGGTCCAAGGCGCCAGGAGCCCGCATCGTGCTCGTCGGCTACGCGACCTACATACGTCGCGGTGGATGCTTCGGACAACAGCCGATCAACCCTCTAGATGCCGACTATTTCCAGGCCAAGGTGGACGAGATCGACGATCAGCAGCGGATATTGGCCACCAGATTGAAAGTCGACTTCTTCGACACCCGACCGGTGTCGGCGGGACACGACATGTGCGCCGCTGCCGGCGACCGGTATATCGAAGGATTCGAGCTCTCACATCTCGCTGCTCCCCTGCACCCCAACGCGTTAGGTGCCGGAGCAGTAGGGAGCGCGCTCGCGGGCGAGCTCACTCTCCCCGATGGGCCGATGGCTTCGGAGCGGCCCAACTAA